A stretch of the Notamacropus eugenii isolate mMacEug1 chromosome 2, mMacEug1.pri_v2, whole genome shotgun sequence genome encodes the following:
- the USP45 gene encoding ubiquitin carboxyl-terminal hydrolase 45 isoform X5: MRKLEKKSKISAMKEPFIDLSLPIIEERVSKPVPLGRVNKCKSLQEAVLDQCNCTTATTTNNHLKSTRKHSLTKDKNQLNYERRLVRKSSSGEEEKIPVIMHQKNGNLEIKGDSSILSIRDTNRVSETTANASQTDGSEKEVSHSESSVDADSEASECESASKQTISVRSNSLSFLHEGVPPHSSIIPELPFAIANESGKKMITEAIAKISLSDTVTRGTELNNEHQPLNFSSNSLCSVEKYTLSHGPQNAFQTLSQSYTTSSKECSIQSCLYQFTSVELLMGNNKLLCENCTEKKQMYQKKINSTEKKPEGVYTNARKQLLISAVPAILILHLKRFHQAGLSLRKVNRHVDFPLVLDLAPFCSVTCKNVTSGERVLYGLYGIVEHSGSMRGGHYTAYVKVRATSKKSLDHLVGNKNIHGLKETTGASAGQWVHVSDTHVQMVPESRALSAQAYLLFYERIL; this comes from the exons ATCTCAGCCATGAAAGAACCTTTCATTGATCTTTCACTTCCTATAATAGAAGAAagg GTGTCAAAGCCTGTTCCATTGGGAAGAGTGAATAAATGTAAGAGTTTACAAGAGGCAGTCCTAGATCAGTGCAACTGTACTACTGCTACTACAACGAATAATCATCTAAAAAGTACTAGGAAACACTCCTTAACTAAAGATAAG AATCAGCTAAATTATGAAAGAAGACTTGTAAGAAAATCATCAtctggggaagaagagaaaattcctGTTATCATGCATCAGAAAAATGGAAACCTTGAAATAAAGGGGGATTCTTCAATTTTGTCCATAAGAGACACAAATAGGGTGTCTGAGACTACAGCAAATGCAAGTCAGACTGATGGAAGTGAGAAAGAAGTCAGCCATTCTGAAAGCAGCGTTGATGCTGACAGTGAGGCTTCAGAATGTGAAAGTGCTTCAAAGCAAACCATTTCTGTTAGATCCAATAGTTTATCTTTTTTGCATGAAGGTGTTCCTCCCCATTCATCAATAATCCCTGAACTTCCATTTGCAATTGCCAATGAGAGTGGTAAGAAAATGATCACTGAAGCCATTGCCAAAATCAGCTTAAGTGACACTGTAACTAGAGGTACAGAGCTTAACAATGAACACCAGCCATTAAATTTTTCAAGTAATTCATTATGTTCAGTGGAGAAGTATACATTATCCCATGGCCCCCAGAATGCTTTTCAAACCCTTTCTCAGAGCTATACAACTTCTTCCAAAGAATGTTCAATTCAGTCCTGTCTCTACCAGTTTACATCTGTGGAGTTACTAATGGGAAATAACAAGCTTTTGTGTGAGAATTGTACCGAAAAGAAACAGATGTaccaaaagaaaatcaattctaCAG AAAAGAAACCAGAAGGCGTGTATACCAATGCCAGGAAACAGTTGCTCATTTCTGCTGTTCCAGCCATTCTTATTCTCCATCTTAAAAGATTCCATCAG GCTGGCTTGAGTCTACGAAAAGTAAACAGACACGTGGATTTCCCGCTTGTGCTAGATCTAGCGCCCTTTTGTTCCGTTACTTGCAAG aatgtaacCAGTGGAGAGAGAGTTCTCTATGGTCTTTATGGAATAGTGGAACATAGTGGCTCAATGAGAGGAGGCCATTATACAGCTTATGTGAAAGTCAGAGcaacttccaagaaatcattgGACCACCTTGTGGGAAATAAAAATATCCATG GTTTAAAAGAAACAACAGGAGCATCAGCGGGACAATGGGTGCATGTTAGTGATACTCATGTGCAAATGGTTCCAGAATCCAGAGCACTTAGTGCACAGGCTTACCTTCTTTTTTATGAAAGGATATTATAA